The Candidatus Vesicomyosocius sp. SY067_SCS001 genome includes a window with the following:
- a CDS encoding phosphoribosylanthranilate isomerase: MRIKVCGFTSVDNANQATMLDIDAIGLVFYDKSPRYVNIVTAIDIVNVLPPFVNRVGLFVNSDSNFIDKVLCKVPLDTLQFHGDEPAHECAQYAIPFIKALHMNVQTNVKKMADEYHQASGLLLDVFNKDIYGGTGENFDWRLAQVDINLPIILAGGLNSNTVANAINQVHPYGVDVSSGVESEKGIKDINKIKQFIQKANL, translated from the coding sequence ATGAGAATTAAGGTTTGTGGATTTACCAGTGTAGATAATGCTAATCAAGCTACCATGCTTGATATTGATGCAATTGGCTTGGTGTTTTATGACAAATCCCCACGTTATGTGAATATTGTAACTGCGATTGATATTGTTAATGTATTGCCACCATTTGTGAATCGTGTGGGGTTGTTTGTGAATTCTGACTCTAATTTTATTGATAAGGTGTTATGTAAAGTACCTTTGGATACTTTACAATTTCATGGAGATGAGCCAGCACATGAATGTGCTCAATATGCCATACCATTTATTAAGGCGCTTCATATGAATGTACAGACTAATGTCAAAAAGATGGCAGATGAGTATCATCAGGCTAGTGGTTTATTGTTAGATGTGTTCAACAAAGATATTTATGGTGGTACAGGTGAAAATTTTGATTGGCGTTTGGCCCAGGTTGATATTAATCTACCTATTATTTTAGCAGGCGGGCTTAATTCTAATACGGTAGCTAATGCTATTAATCAAGTACATCCTTATGGGGTTGATGTGTCAAGCGGCGTTGAAAGTGAAAAAGGAATTAAAGATATTAATAAGATTAAACAATTTATTCAGAAAGCGAACTTATGA
- a CDS encoding sulfur relay protein DsrC, with product MLLLSEVIISNPHVENFEELVVVLGKVSKRSDELFFRMDVKPDYIDVPNNWEDRLEASFY from the coding sequence ATGTTATTATTAAGCGAAGTTATTATTTCTAATCCACATGTGGAGAATTTTGAGGAATTGGTTGTTGTTTTAGGAAAGGTGTCTAAAAGATCTGATGAACTGTTTTTTAGGATGGACGTGAAACCTGATTATATTGATGTTCCCAATAATTGGGAAGATCGCTTAGAAGCCTCTTTTTATTAA
- the topA gene encoding type I DNA topoisomerase produces the protein MVKNLVIVESPTKAKTIENFLGKDFSVKSSIGHIRDMPKKNMGIDIENNFTPTYEIIPDKKKVVADLRKAVKVAEKVYLATDEDREGEAIAWHLLETLNLPKDTPRIVFHEITKNAIINAIAEPRIVNCKLVDAQQARRIIDRLVGFEISPILWRKISGARSAGRVQSPVVRLVVEREREISNHIDNSTYKVKAELSNEGGEIFKVKLNKEFKSKQKVLAFTNTLLSANLSIISIEKKAFKRFPKPPFITSTLQQEAFQKLGFSVKQTMILAQNLYRKGFITYMRTDSFILSETAIEAIHKIIVRELGSEYYNRRRYKSKDSGAQEAHEAIRPTDLTRPNIFDIEEQAAKLYSLIYKRTLSCQMSDAQLQKTKIKINIEGLDEIFIANGELLVFSGFLRIYDYLLSEDKLLPRLNKGNTLNLVNFKARESFSRAKPRYTEASLVKKIEEMGIGRPSTFATMVSTVQDRNYVTKKIVRGVEREYQLIEIKNNQVIQSQSSEVIRGEKNKLFPTNIAYLLTDFLVKYFNNIIDYKFTAKLESDFDIIATQNISWKGVVKDFYIPFHQKIEDAANISREEIHGMRKLGVDPKSDKPVSVRVGRYGAFVQIGHTDDKDKPTFAPFRGLLDIESITLNEALELFNMPRNLGKTDNFGTIKANYGRFGPYIQYGKKYVSLKEDIPEEVSLEKALELIQIKEKFDSERIIKIFDGSDIQLLNGRFGPYIWNGKKKGKGQKNITIKKVFGDKPIANLTLEECKKAISGKLKLKKKIVKKEVTKNS, from the coding sequence ATGGTAAAAAATCTTGTTATTGTCGAGTCTCCTACCAAAGCCAAAACTATTGAAAATTTTTTAGGTAAAGACTTTAGCGTTAAATCTAGTATTGGTCATATTCGTGATATGCCTAAGAAAAATATGGGTATAGATATTGAGAATAATTTTACCCCTACCTATGAAATCATCCCAGACAAGAAAAAGGTGGTTGCCGATTTACGTAAGGCTGTAAAGGTAGCAGAAAAAGTTTATCTTGCAACAGATGAAGATCGTGAGGGTGAAGCTATTGCTTGGCATTTATTAGAAACACTTAATTTGCCTAAAGATACTCCAAGAATTGTTTTTCATGAAATTACTAAAAATGCAATTATTAATGCTATTGCAGAGCCTAGAATAGTTAATTGTAAACTAGTAGATGCTCAACAAGCACGTCGTATTATTGATAGATTAGTGGGTTTTGAAATATCCCCTATTTTATGGCGAAAGATTTCTGGTGCTCGTTCTGCTGGTAGGGTGCAATCTCCAGTGGTACGTCTTGTGGTAGAAAGAGAACGAGAAATTAGTAATCATATTGATAATTCTACTTACAAAGTTAAAGCAGAGTTATCGAACGAAGGTGGTGAGATATTTAAGGTTAAATTGAATAAAGAGTTTAAATCTAAACAGAAAGTATTAGCCTTTACTAATACACTTTTATCGGCTAACTTAAGCATTATATCAATTGAAAAAAAAGCCTTTAAACGCTTTCCTAAACCCCCTTTTATTACTTCAACTTTACAACAAGAAGCCTTTCAAAAATTAGGATTTTCAGTTAAACAAACCATGATCTTGGCACAAAATTTATATCGTAAGGGTTTTATTACTTATATGCGAACTGACTCATTTATTTTATCAGAAACTGCAATTGAGGCAATTCACAAAATTATTGTAAGAGAATTGGGCAGTGAATATTATAACAGAAGACGATATAAGTCTAAAGACTCCGGAGCACAGGAAGCACATGAAGCGATTCGTCCAACTGATTTAACGAGGCCTAATATTTTTGATATTGAAGAGCAAGCTGCTAAATTATATAGCCTTATTTACAAACGTACTTTGTCTTGTCAAATGAGCGATGCTCAGTTACAAAAAACTAAAATAAAAATTAACATTGAAGGACTTGATGAGATATTTATAGCGAATGGAGAATTGTTGGTATTTTCAGGCTTTTTAAGGATTTATGATTACCTCTTGTCAGAAGATAAATTATTACCAAGGTTAAACAAAGGTAATACGTTAAATTTAGTTAATTTTAAAGCTAGAGAGAGCTTTTCTCGTGCTAAGCCACGTTATACTGAAGCTTCATTGGTAAAAAAAATTGAAGAAATGGGCATTGGTAGACCTTCAACATTTGCTACTATGGTATCCACAGTGCAAGATAGAAATTATGTCACAAAAAAAATTGTAAGAGGTGTGGAACGTGAGTATCAACTGATTGAAATTAAAAATAATCAAGTCATTCAGTCACAATCAAGTGAAGTAATAAGAGGTGAAAAGAATAAACTATTTCCAACTAATATTGCTTATTTACTTACTGATTTTTTAGTCAAATATTTTAATAATATTATTGATTATAAATTTACTGCTAAACTTGAAAGTGATTTTGATATTATAGCTACACAAAATATTTCATGGAAAGGTGTGGTTAAGGATTTTTATATCCCTTTTCATCAAAAAATAGAAGATGCTGCAAATATTTCTAGAGAAGAAATCCACGGCATGCGTAAGCTTGGAGTGGATCCAAAAAGTGACAAACCCGTTAGCGTTCGTGTTGGCAGGTATGGTGCTTTTGTCCAGATTGGACATACAGACGATAAAGATAAACCAACCTTTGCCCCCTTTAGAGGTTTATTAGATATTGAAAGCATCACCCTTAATGAAGCTTTAGAATTATTTAATATGCCTCGTAACCTTGGTAAAACTGATAATTTTGGCACTATTAAAGCTAATTACGGCCGTTTCGGTCCCTATATTCAATATGGCAAAAAATACGTTTCGCTTAAAGAAGATATCCCAGAAGAAGTCAGCCTAGAAAAAGCACTGGAACTCATTCAAATTAAAGAAAAATTTGATTCTGAACGTATTATTAAAATATTCGATGGTTCTGATATACAGCTCCTTAACGGTCGTTTTGGCCCTTATATCTGGAATGGAAAAAAGAAAGGTAAGGGCCAAAAAAATATTACTATTAAGAAAGTTTTTGGCGATAAACCTATAGCAAATTTAACCCTTGAAGAATGTAAAAAAGCTATTTCCGGCAAACTGAAACTAAAAAAGAAGATAGTTAAGAAAGAGGTTACTAAAAATAGTTAG
- a CDS encoding DUF494 domain-containing protein — MTNNILDVLTYMFDYLFEEAEQDATHEIDNTELKAHLSDIGFDTMRIDKALSWLEKIATIQDGKIKPFKTTYQGSIRIYTKTEKIKLNAKSRGFLLFMENIGQLNGNQREMIIDQIMLLGDASISLEDLKWVVMMVLGNSIDGETSTQWLESIVFLDENRTIQ; from the coding sequence ATGACAAATAATATTCTTGATGTTCTAACTTACATGTTTGATTATCTTTTTGAAGAGGCAGAGCAAGATGCTACTCATGAAATTGATAACACTGAGTTAAAAGCACATCTTTCAGATATCGGATTTGACACAATGCGTATTGATAAAGCACTTAGCTGGCTAGAAAAAATAGCTACCATTCAAGATGGTAAGATTAAGCCGTTTAAAACGACTTATCAAGGTAGTATACGTATTTATACTAAGACTGAAAAAATAAAACTCAATGCTAAATCTAGAGGATTTTTGTTGTTTATGGAAAATATTGGCCAATTAAATGGTAATCAGCGTGAAATGATTATTGATCAGATCATGTTATTGGGTGATGCTAGTATCTCTTTAGAAGACCTTAAGTGGGTAGTGATGATGGTATTAGGTAATAGTATTGATGGTGAAACGTCAACACAATGGTTAGAATCAATCGTGTTTCTTGATGAAAATCGCACTATTCAATAA
- the rpmH gene encoding 50S ribosomal protein L34: MKQKRTFQPSVIKRKRTHGFRLRMRTKSGRAIINARRKKKRKRLAA; encoded by the coding sequence ATGAAGCAAAAGAGAACCTTTCAACCAAGTGTTATTAAACGTAAACGTACACACGGTTTCAGATTAAGAATGAGGACAAAATCAGGTCGCGCTATTATTAACGCGCGTAGAAAAAAAAAGCGTAAGCGTCTAGCAGCTTAA
- the rnpA gene encoding ribonuclease P protein component, with protein MSFRLTRNLRVLKPFDYKTIFKHGKIIKGQYWQVLARKIDTPEPRLGLAISKKIHRLAIDRNKTKRIARETFRIHQNDLNHWEFVVMAEHSKPAKNSIMTNDLLHLFKKIITY; from the coding sequence GTGTCCTTTAGACTAACACGCAATTTAAGAGTTTTAAAACCATTTGATTATAAAACCATTTTTAAACATGGCAAAATAATTAAAGGGCAATACTGGCAAGTTTTAGCACGAAAAATTGATACTCCGGAGCCTCGCCTCGGGCTTGCCATTTCAAAAAAAATTCATCGTCTAGCCATTGATAGAAATAAAACCAAAAGAATTGCACGCGAAACTTTCAGGATACATCAAAATGATTTAAATCATTGGGAATTTGTAGTAATGGCAGAACATTCAAAACCCGCTAAAAACTCTATAATGACTAATGATCTGCTACATTTATTCAAAAAAATAATCACCTATTAA
- the yidD gene encoding membrane protein insertion efficiency factor YidD: MHYLLLIIIKFYQLFISPLLNSNCRFQPTCSQYSYDAIQTHGFFKGLGLSLKRISKCHPWHDSGFDPVPKK; encoded by the coding sequence ATGCATTATTTACTCTTAATTATAATTAAATTTTATCAACTGTTTATCAGTCCTTTGTTAAACTCTAATTGTCGTTTTCAACCTACTTGTTCACAATATTCCTATGATGCAATCCAAACACATGGCTTTTTTAAGGGGTTAGGCCTGAGTTTAAAACGTATTAGTAAGTGCCATCCATGGCATGATAGTGGATTTGACCCCGTACCAAAAAAATAA
- the yidC gene encoding membrane protein insertase YidC encodes MNNQKFFLIIAIFLSIFLLWDKWEITHKIDENDTLISQTKIKDTSTINNSLTNQNLDIPSVTNHNNKLDFTNTDTKNQIQFTTVKTDLLTLEISHKGGTIQNAWLNDYPIEIDSEQKFQLLSDKTGKIFQAQSGLLPQEKMPTHHSIFSSKNIYYQMDGKNLIVPFTWKSENGIIVNKRYHFKKNSYVVGIDYQVTNTTDSTLHITSYTQLIRNMPDKDNMIMPTYTGGARFNNQDVYEKIEFEDFDDQPKVSYKGGWMAMIEHYFFVAVIPNLNQIHTYSSKIINDKYLLTVVNPELSIAPGATKTITNSNLYIGPKEQSHIDNVAPGLDKTVDYGILFIIAKPLSELLNWIYSIINSWGYSIIILTLLIKLAFYKLSEKSYRSMAGMRQLAPRLKKLKETYGDNKQKLGKKTMELYKKEKINPASGCLPILVQIPVFISLYWVLLEMVELRQATFWYLTDLSAPDPYYILPLIMGISMFIQQKLNPPPPDPIQAKIMMALPFVFTIFFLWFPSGLVLYWMINNILSITQQWVINKRINS; translated from the coding sequence ATGAACAATCAAAAATTCTTTCTCATTATTGCTATTTTTTTAAGTATTTTCCTCTTGTGGGACAAGTGGGAAATAACACATAAAATAGATGAAAACGATACTCTTATTAGCCAAACCAAGATTAAAGATACTAGCACGATAAATAACTCATTAACAAATCAAAACCTAGATATACCAAGTGTTACAAATCACAATAATAAATTAGACTTTACTAATACTGATACAAAAAATCAGATCCAATTTACAACAGTCAAAACCGATTTACTTACTCTAGAAATTAGCCACAAGGGTGGTACTATCCAAAATGCATGGTTAAACGATTATCCAATAGAAATTGATTCTGAACAAAAATTCCAACTACTTAGTGATAAAACTGGCAAAATATTCCAAGCACAAAGTGGCTTATTGCCACAAGAAAAAATGCCCACTCACCATTCAATATTTAGTTCGAAAAATATATATTATCAAATGGATGGCAAAAATTTAATTGTACCCTTTACTTGGAAAAGTGAAAATGGGATTATAGTTAATAAAAGATATCACTTCAAAAAAAATAGCTACGTAGTTGGCATTGATTACCAAGTAACTAACACCACTGATAGCACATTACACATAACTAGCTACACACAATTAATTCGTAATATGCCTGATAAAGATAACATGATAATGCCAACCTATACAGGTGGAGCAAGATTTAATAACCAAGATGTATATGAAAAAATAGAGTTTGAGGACTTTGACGATCAACCAAAAGTCAGCTACAAAGGCGGATGGATGGCAATGATTGAACATTACTTCTTTGTAGCCGTAATTCCAAATTTAAACCAAATACATACTTATTCTTCAAAGATTATCAATGATAAGTATTTGTTAACTGTTGTAAACCCAGAACTATCAATTGCGCCTGGTGCAACAAAAACCATAACAAATAGTAATCTTTACATCGGTCCTAAAGAACAATCTCATATTGACAATGTTGCACCAGGTTTAGATAAAACTGTTGATTATGGCATATTGTTTATTATTGCCAAGCCATTATCTGAATTACTTAATTGGATTTATTCAATAATTAATTCTTGGGGTTATTCTATTATCATCCTTACTTTACTAATAAAATTAGCATTTTATAAACTCAGCGAAAAATCATACCGCTCAATGGCAGGTATGCGACAGCTTGCTCCAAGATTGAAAAAACTTAAAGAGACCTATGGTGATAACAAACAAAAACTAGGTAAAAAAACCATGGAATTATACAAAAAAGAAAAGATCAACCCTGCATCTGGTTGTTTACCTATCTTAGTACAAATTCCTGTATTTATCTCACTCTACTGGGTACTATTAGAAATGGTTGAATTACGCCAAGCCACATTTTGGTATTTAACTGATTTATCAGCACCAGATCCATATTATATATTACCTCTTATCATGGGTATTTCTATGTTTATTCAACAAAAACTAAACCCCCCTCCACCTGACCCAATACAGGCAAAAATTATGATGGCATTGCCTTTTGTGTTCACAATCTTCTTTTTATGGTTCCCTTCTGGATTAGTGCTTTATTGGATGATCAACAATATCTTATCAATTACTCAACAATGGGTGATTAATAAACGCATTAATAGCTAA
- a CDS encoding TauD/TfdA family dioxygenase, with translation MSILNNLDEYKYWRDDKLANSNTNIETCLIEINNPFKIIKSEKDKIKLLCQKNNFALFHIKQQKNYPRAIIAINKQLGLIDYDSHLYVLNQGLTNITKNVKKDQAKFIPYTDKSIGWHTDGYYNKIAKRIRAFSLFCVTPASYGGENKWINQQIVYLQLRESNPDVAMALTHDQTITIPEHVINNIVKRRTSIGAIFFIDQPTSQLYMRYTQRKKNIIYSTSQEVRQAITVLDKYLKTTTKYHFSHTLTANQGILCNNILHKRSAFTDNPTNPRLLLRGRYFNRLN, from the coding sequence ATGTCCATTCTTAATAATTTAGATGAATATAAATATTGGAGAGATGATAAATTAGCCAACTCTAACACTAATATTGAAACCTGTTTGATTGAAATTAACAATCCTTTCAAGATTATAAAATCAGAAAAAGATAAAATTAAGCTTTTATGCCAAAAAAATAATTTTGCCTTATTTCATATTAAACAACAAAAAAACTATCCAAGGGCTATCATCGCTATTAACAAACAGCTTGGATTGATAGATTATGATTCACATTTATACGTTCTAAATCAAGGTTTAACGAATATTACTAAGAACGTTAAAAAAGACCAAGCTAAATTTATTCCATACACCGATAAATCCATCGGCTGGCACACAGACGGTTATTACAACAAAATAGCTAAACGCATACGAGCATTTTCTTTGTTTTGTGTTACGCCTGCAAGTTATGGTGGAGAAAATAAGTGGATTAACCAACAAATAGTGTATTTACAACTAAGAGAATCTAATCCAGATGTTGCCATGGCTCTCACTCATGACCAAACCATAACTATACCAGAACACGTTATAAACAACATTGTTAAACGTAGAACTTCTATAGGTGCAATTTTTTTTATTGATCAACCCACCTCACAACTGTATATGCGTTATACGCAAAGAAAAAAAAATATTATTTATTCAACTTCCCAAGAAGTTAGACAAGCTATTACCGTTTTAGACAAATATTTAAAAACTACCACTAAATATCACTTCAGCCATACCTTGACTGCTAATCAAGGTATATTGTGTAATAATATCTTACATAAACGTTCTGCATTTACTGACAACCCAACTAATCCAAGATTACTACTAAGAGGTCGTTACTTTAATCGATTAAATTAG
- the kdsC gene encoding 3-deoxy-manno-octulosonate-8-phosphatase KdsC, whose amino-acid sequence MQLSNKFHLKAKNIKLIIFDVDGVLTDGGLYFSDKGIELKRFNSLDGLGIKLLNQNGIETAIISARSSKNVMYRMKNLNIKHFYQGQDNKIVAFNNLIKKLSLKTEQVAYIGDDIIDLPVMRKIGLPIAVSNAHELIKKNAYFVTEKIGGHGAVREVCDLLLKSQNTYNKTMEKYLT is encoded by the coding sequence ATGCAATTATCTAATAAATTCCATTTAAAGGCCAAAAACATAAAACTGATTATTTTTGATGTAGACGGTGTACTAACAGATGGTGGCTTATATTTCTCTGACAAAGGCATAGAACTGAAACGCTTTAACTCTCTTGATGGGTTAGGCATTAAACTGTTAAACCAAAACGGGATTGAAACCGCTATTATTAGTGCTAGAAGTTCCAAAAATGTAATGTACCGAATGAAAAATTTAAACATTAAACATTTCTACCAAGGACAAGATAACAAAATTGTTGCTTTTAATAATCTCATAAAGAAACTATCACTTAAAACTGAGCAAGTTGCTTACATAGGTGATGACATAATTGATTTACCCGTTATGAGAAAAATTGGTCTGCCAATCGCTGTTTCGAATGCTCATGAACTAATTAAAAAAAATGCTTACTTTGTAACTGAAAAAATAGGTGGTCACGGAGCAGTAAGAGAAGTTTGTGATTTATTACTAAAATCTCAGAATACTTATAATAAAACTATGGAAAAATACCTAACATAA